In one Nicotiana tomentosiformis chromosome 6, ASM39032v3, whole genome shotgun sequence genomic region, the following are encoded:
- the LOC138894494 gene encoding uncharacterized protein has product MSEYAIKLSELARHAPFLVPTVRDRVRRFIEGLDYDLKIRMAREIQSDTPFQQVVEIAKMLGQVRNEERESKEAKRSRNSGGFSGFYSATMTHHGGGSGSRSTQPQFRILVVL; this is encoded by the coding sequence atgtcagaatatgccatcaagttaagtgagttagcccgtcatgcaccttttttggttcctacagtcagggatcgagtccgcagattcattgaggggcttgattatgatcttaaaatacgCATGGCTCGAGAAATTCagtctgatactccatttcagcaagtagtagagattgccaaAATGTTAGGACAAGTTAGGaatgaggaaagggagtctaaggaggccaagaggtctcgaaactctggaggattcagtggattctactctgcaactaTGACTCATCATGGAGGAGGCTCGGGTAGTCGGTCAACCCAGCCACAATTCAGAATACTCGTAGTGCTCTAG